In Palaemon carinicauda isolate YSFRI2023 chromosome 18, ASM3689809v2, whole genome shotgun sequence, a genomic segment contains:
- the LOC137657126 gene encoding uncharacterized protein isoform X2: MSRRRHRTMSFSYPHTQIERQIDSFLETFKRRSAAAMERAQSLQGGPGGLLSPYMNESPPQECSPIPKSRSPRKSPRVKFHIPGRRSRWVMGRAGSVGVPRSKSGVSVGSSGTDSGSDSMEGVTRSLPHSLHTWASTDSIPGL, encoded by the coding sequence ATGAGTCGGAGACGACACAGGACGATGAGCTTTTCTTACCCTCACACTCAGATCGAGCGCCAGATCGACTCTTTCTTAGAGACGTTCAAGAGGCGAAGCGCTGCGGCCATGGAACGAGCCCAGAGCTTACAAGGGGGGCCCGGGGGCCTTCTGTCCCCTTACATGAACGAATCGCCTCCGCAGGAATGTTCCCCCATACCAAAAAGTCGGTCGCCTCGGAAGAGCCCCAGGGTCAAATTTCATATTCCCGGCAGGAGGTCACGATGGGTCATGGGGCGTGCCGGGTCAGTCGGTGTGCCAAGAAGCAAGTCGGGAGTTAGCGTCGGATCTTCAGGGACTGACTCAGGGAGTGACTCCATGGAAGGAGTGACAAGGTCACTTCCCCACTCCCTCCACACCTGGGCATCGACAGACAGCATACCAG
- the LOC137657126 gene encoding uncharacterized protein isoform X1 translates to MSRRRHRTMSFSYPHTQIERQIDSFLETFKRRSAAAMERAQSLQGGPGGLLSPYMNESPPQECSPIPKSRSPRKSPRVKFHIPGRRSRWVMGRAGSVGVPRSKSGVSVGSSGTDSGSDSMEGVTRSLPHSLHTWASTDSIPVAANTKG, encoded by the coding sequence ATGAGTCGGAGACGACACAGGACGATGAGCTTTTCTTACCCTCACACTCAGATCGAGCGCCAGATCGACTCTTTCTTAGAGACGTTCAAGAGGCGAAGCGCTGCGGCCATGGAACGAGCCCAGAGCTTACAAGGGGGGCCCGGGGGCCTTCTGTCCCCTTACATGAACGAATCGCCTCCGCAGGAATGTTCCCCCATACCAAAAAGTCGGTCGCCTCGGAAGAGCCCCAGGGTCAAATTTCATATTCCCGGCAGGAGGTCACGATGGGTCATGGGGCGTGCCGGGTCAGTCGGTGTGCCAAGAAGCAAGTCGGGAGTTAGCGTCGGATCTTCAGGGACTGACTCAGGGAGTGACTCCATGGAAGGAGTGACAAGGTCACTTCCCCACTCCCTCCACACCTGGGCATCGACAGACAGCATACCAG